In Edaphobacter aggregans, the sequence GCGGCGGTCACGAGCGTAGCGATCGCCGCGGGTTCGAGCACCGTCGCTCCCGCGTCGCGGCTGCCGTTCGGTCACTTGTTCAGCATGCGAATCACTTCCAGGGCTTTCGCGGTCCCGATCATCGGGATTAAGCGCGAGTTCTTTGCGTAGTTCCTCGGCGCCCCGTTCAATTTGGCCGTCGCGGGAGAGAGTCAGGCCTAGATCACGGTGCAGTGTGCTCTCGATTCAATGAACGCCCCGATCATGCATTCTGGCTAGATGGGTGAGCAAGGTTGAGCACAAAAATCATTTTTCTTGTCAGACGTACAGAATCGTCGAGCCCGAACTGTTCGATTCATCCAACAAACTACCAGCGCCGGGCCAATAGAGAGTCACTCTTTGTCATTGCGTAGGGGTACCCTCCATTGCGACGGCGAATTTCTGCCGCATGAAGAAGTCTTGTGGAAAGATTTCGGAGTAACGGCTCATGGCTGCTCGCGCATTCGCGTATTGCTTGAGAGCGATGAGGCGAAAGATCAGCGATCTTTGCAACAGCGGATTGAACGGGTCCACTTGAATCGCCTTTTGAAGTATGGCGAGACCTTGCTCGCGCTGACCTGATTTATCCAGAGCTTCTGAGAGGTCGGAATAGACCGCAGCCTGTGGCTTTCCGATTGCTAAAGATTGCTCCAGGTGCCCGATAGCTTCTCGCAGGTTTCCACTTTGCAGGCATCTGCGCCCTAACGCCCCCTGTACCAAGGCGTTGTTTGGTTCCCTCTGTTGAAGCTGATCGAGAATCCTATTGTAAGACAGTACATATTCTGGTTTTTGCGCAGCTAGTTCTCCATACACTTGCAACAGCGTAAGGAGCGGTGGAGCGACATCCTGCTTTCCCGGCGCAGGATTGAGATGGACAAGATCGGGTAGAGCCGCCGTGGTCTGCGAAAACGCGGAATCCGGAAAGGGCTCGTCGGCTTGGGTGGTGATGCGGTGGTTCGTAAGGCTGGAATGCGCGAGGAACCCCACTTCGCGCTTAGGCATATGGCAGCCGATGCAGTTATTGGGCGGACTACTTTGCTTACGCGCCTCAGTTGGTAGCTTACAGCTTTGGTCTGTGTGGCAGCTCATGCATCTCTTATTGAAAAAGGCTGGCACCTGTTCCCTCGCAGGCTCGAGGTGAGGATCGTGACAGGTTATGCAGGCCAGACGGCCGCCGCTGGCGCGATAGCACTTACTCAAAGTCATGGCATAGTAATGCTGGAGATGGTCCTTGTCGGGCGGCGCCTCGCGTGTGGGAGGCGTCATGAAAATCGACAGCGTATTGTCCAGAGGCTCTCCGGGCCGAATGTCCTTGTATTCTTTGAAAGGCTTGAGGATTCGCACATCCCCGATCTCGTGACATTTCATGCAGATATTGTTCGCGAGGTCTGGAGTCAGGCGAGCAGGATTCACGATCGAGACGCTTCGCCCTTTGCCCATGGCCCCGCTTGTCACGGCATCTATATGGGCCGCTCCTGGACCATGGCAATTTTCACAACCTATCGGCATCTCGGAGAACACGTCGTTCTGGTAGTGTCCTTCGCTTCCAGAGATCGGATTCGAGCGGCCACTGTGACAGTTGAGGCATGCTGTAAGAATGGGCCTGCTAAATCCAAGGTCCGTCGATTCATATCCTGGCGACATCTCCCACGTTTTGGTACTGGTGTAAAAGGTGAGAGGTGCCTCAAAGAGATAACCGCCCCGTCGGATGATGCCGCCAATTCCATTTGCTCCTGCGCCGACGATCCATTCGAGCTGATGCTCCTCGCGGAACATCTCTGTACCGCTTCCATCCAGCGCATATTCACTTTCGTACAATTTCCCATCCCGAGCAATGACGTCGTAGTGTCGGTCAAGTCGCTGATTGGAATACACAGCCGGCACGTGGAGTTTTTCCAGGAGAGCAGTTGAAACGCTGGACATCGAGGAAATGGAGCGACC encodes:
- a CDS encoding cytochrome c3 family protein; amino-acid sequence: MGRSISSMSSVSTALLEKLHVPAVYSNQRLDRHYDVIARDGKLYESEYALDGSGTEMFREEHQLEWIVGAGANGIGGIIRRGGYLFEAPLTFYTSTKTWEMSPGYESTDLGFSRPILTACLNCHSGRSNPISGSEGHYQNDVFSEMPIGCENCHGPGAAHIDAVTSGAMGKGRSVSIVNPARLTPDLANNICMKCHEIGDVRILKPFKEYKDIRPGEPLDNTLSIFMTPPTREAPPDKDHLQHYYAMTLSKCYRASGGRLACITCHDPHLEPAREQVPAFFNKRCMSCHTDQSCKLPTEARKQSSPPNNCIGCHMPKREVGFLAHSSLTNHRITTQADEPFPDSAFSQTTAALPDLVHLNPAPGKQDVAPPLLTLLQVYGELAAQKPEYVLSYNRILDQLQQREPNNALVQGALGRRCLQSGNLREAIGHLEQSLAIGKPQAAVYSDLSEALDKSGQREQGLAILQKAIQVDPFNPLLQRSLIFRLIALKQYANARAAMSRYSEIFPQDFFMRQKFAVAMEGTPTQ